The Alteromonas mediterranea DE genome contains the following window.
TTGGTGTACGCCTGTGGCACCACTCAGGGGGGCTCTCGCTTGTTCGATGACGGCTGCCTGCAACGGTTGGCGTTGATCCGCTCCTGTCGTGAAGCCGGTCTCGGTCTCCCCGAGATTGCCGAATTTATACAGGCGCTCGACAACGGGGATAAAGGGCAGTGTCGAGCCGTCGAACGGCAAATTCAACACACAATTGCTGTTAAACGAGCCGCACTGAATCGCTGCACCCAGGCACTCACCAAGGCGGCGCATGGAGTGAAGTTGAGCGCTCTCAAAGGGCCGTAAGTTGAGGTGGCACCGGACAGTGGCCGAATTGGGCTTTTGCAGGGAGTCGTAACTCTTCAATGCATTGGAGGTGGTTTATGACGAACAATGAGCGCGAACCGACAGAAGTATCCCGGTCGCGCAATGGTTACTTGTGGGGGATATTGGCCGTGCTCAGTTGCCCCTGTCATTTGCCGATTCTCGCCATCGTGCTGGCTGGCACGAGCGCCGGCGCTTTTCTCGGGGAGCACTGGGTAATCGTGGGTATCGCGCTGACCGGCCTGTTCGTGCTGTCGCTGAGCCGACTACTAAGGGCCTTCAGCAAGTAACGGTCCGGTGTCGTATCCGGTATGGATCGCGGCCCACTGTATGTCAGATGCTAATCACGCGAGTTTACATTTACATAATAGCTGGAGAAAACTAAATGAATTTCGACAATCAACTGTTAAGTAAAGAGAAATACATACCACTTATACTCCGGGTCATTGTTGGCCTATTGTGGGTTTGGATGGGCATCGTTCCCAAGCTAATTTATCCTGAACCGAGAGTTGCGATGGTGAGTAAAAGCTGGGTAATTGATTTGCTACCCATGAGTCCGGCGCATTTCATCTTTATTCTGGCAATAGCCGAAATAATAACTGGAGTAATGCTTCTCTTAGGCCTGTTCACAAGACTTGCTTCAATAGCACAAGCATTAATGATTATTATGATTATTGTCGGTGTTTGGAATATCGCTGCGATGCATGGCATTACTTCTCCTCATGCACATTTGCTTATGAAAGATATTCCATTATTCGGGATAAACATGGTGTTAATAATTACTGGCGGAGGTCTGTACTCCATAGACAATTGGAGAAAACAGAGTAAGGGTGTTTAAAACTCTGAAGACTCTGATTGAAGTGTTCGACATAGGCGATAATATAGCTCTCGTCAACCGCATAGGATCGTTGCCGCCATGAACCAGTTAACCCTCTCCGAAGCCGAGTACCAGACCAAGAAGAGCAAAATTCGCCGCGAAATCTTTCTCGAACGAATGGACACGTTGATTCCCTGGAAACAGCTGGAGAAGAACGTAGCGCATTATTACCCAAAAGGTCAGGACGGACGGCCTCCTGTCCCGTTGTCTTCCATGCTGCGCGTTCATTGTATGCCATTGTTCTATAACCTGAGCGATCCGATCTTGAAATGCAGTCAACGCCGCGCGATCTAGACTCGCCCGAGGCTATCGCCGAAATGCTGGACGCCTTCTACCGGAAGGTCCTGGCCGATGATCGCCTGCGTCCGCTGTTCTTGGATGTGGCAGAAATTGACCTCAGAACGCACCTGCCGTGTATCCGCGCCTATTGGTGCAAGCTGCTGCTCGGCGAACGCGACGGCTACCAGAGCAACATGGTCGCCCGCCACTTGGCGTTGCACGAGCAACACCCTTTGCAGCTAGATGACTTTGAGCGCTGGCTGGAGCTGTTTCGGGAGACCGTGAACGCAGATTTTACAGGGCCGAGCGCAGACCGCGCCAAGACATTAGCAACACGGATCGCGGGGAATCTTGTGCGACTTACACGTTCACCTATCAGCACGTAACGGACGATCGCACAACCCACTTGCATCGGGAAGCTGAATCATAAGACATCGCAAAACACTTTTTCGGGTTCGATAAGGAGTCACAACCATGAGTCATTCCAACGACCAAAGCTTCGGTGACGACGGTCACCTGAACGGGATTTTTGACCAACTTGACGTCCCTGAGGACGTTCGCAGGCGTCTGGCCCAGGCGCAGCAAACCGTACAAATCAACATCCCGATCCGCATGGACGACGGCGCCTTGCAATTCTTTCCGGCCTGGCGCATTCGTTACGACGACACGCGTGGGCCGGGCAAAGGGGGCATCCGTTTCCATCCGGACGTGAGCTCGGAAGAAGTCACTGCGCTGAGCTTCTGGATGACCATCAAGTGCGCCGTGGTGGACCTGCCATTCGGCGGTGCCAAAGGTGGTGTTCGGGTCGATCCCAAGGCGCTCTCCCGACTGGAACTGGAACGTCTGTCGCGTGGCTATATCCGCGCTTTTCATGACCTTATCGGGCCGAACAGTGACATCCCGGCACCGGACGTCAACACCAACGACACCATCATGGGCTGGATGGCCGACGAATTTGCCCAGATCGAACGCCGTCAGGTACCGGCCACCATCACCGGCAAGCCTTTAGGGCTGGGCGGTTCCAGGGGACGCACCGCGGCCACCGGACGTGGCGCGCTGCAGGTGCTTGATCTGTGGGCCGAGCGCCGCGGCAAAACCCCTGAAGAACTCCGTGTGGCGGTCCAGGGTTTCGGCAATGCCGGTTATCACTTCGCCCGACTGGCCCGCGAGCGCGGCTATCGGATCGTCGCGCTGTCGGATTCCCAGGGTGCCATTCATGCCGCTGACGGACTTGATCCAGACCCGATCTGGCGCCATAAACACAAAAACCGGGAGCTCAAGGGCATGGTTTACTGTGATGAATCGATCTGCCAGGAAGCCGACGTCGAGCAACTGACCAACGACGAGCTGCTGGCGATGGATGTCGATGTACTGGTACTAGCCGCACTGGAGGACGCCGTCACCGAGCAAAATGCCGCGACCGTGAACGC
Protein-coding sequences here:
- a CDS encoding group III truncated hemoglobin gives rise to the protein MQSTPRDLDSPEAIAEMLDAFYRKVLADDRLRPLFLDVAEIDLRTHLPCIRAYWCKLLLGERDGYQSNMVARHLALHEQHPLQLDDFERWLELFRETVNADFTGPSADRAKTLATRIAGNLVRLTRSPIST
- a CDS encoding transposase: MNQLTLSEAEYQTKKSKIRREIFLERMDTLIPWKQLEKNVAHYYPKGQDGRPPVPLSSMLRVHCMPLFYNLSDPILKCSQRRAI
- the merE gene encoding broad-spectrum mercury transporter MerE, with product MTNNEREPTEVSRSRNGYLWGILAVLSCPCHLPILAIVLAGTSAGAFLGEHWVIVGIALTGLFVLSLSRLLRAFSK
- a CDS encoding Glu/Leu/Phe/Val family dehydrogenase, yielding MSHSNDQSFGDDGHLNGIFDQLDVPEDVRRRLAQAQQTVQINIPIRMDDGALQFFPAWRIRYDDTRGPGKGGIRFHPDVSSEEVTALSFWMTIKCAVVDLPFGGAKGGVRVDPKALSRLELERLSRGYIRAFHDLIGPNSDIPAPDVNTNDTIMGWMADEFAQIERRQVPATITGKPLGLGGSRGRTAATGRGALQVLDLWAERRGKTPEELRVAVQGFGNAGYHFARLARERGYRIVALSDSQGAIHAADGLDPDPIWRHKHKNRELKGMVYCDESICQEADVEQLTNDELLAMDVDVLVLAALEDAVTEQNAATVNAATILEIANGPVSNEADDQLAKRGVEVLPDVLVNAGGVIVSHLEWVQNRIGDTWSEDEVNRRLTERLAREAAACFDRAEEDNITLRTAAYTQAIGRIAEAMTQQGTQGYFNHHQG
- a CDS encoding DoxX family protein; translation: MNFDNQLLSKEKYIPLILRVIVGLLWVWMGIVPKLIYPEPRVAMVSKSWVIDLLPMSPAHFIFILAIAEIITGVMLLLGLFTRLASIAQALMIIMIIVGVWNIAAMHGITSPHAHLLMKDIPLFGINMVLIITGGGLYSIDNWRKQSKGV
- a CDS encoding MerR family transcriptional regulator; its protein translation is MGANTRMVNPNLEGGPGAQKEGCVISEAARLCGLSVHQIRTYLDMRLVYACGTTQGGSRLFDDGCLQRLALIRSCREAGLGLPEIAEFIQALDNGDKGQCRAVERQIQHTIAVKRAALNRCTQALTKAAHGVKLSALKGP